Proteins from a single region of Nomia melanderi isolate GNS246 chromosome 9, iyNomMela1, whole genome shotgun sequence:
- the LOC116425563 gene encoding uncharacterized protein LOC116425563 yields the protein MPQAMPETAISPLSLSSLSASTGSREEPSHFPAGKRLPRCVRRKFQACSQLPVRCRRPSPYYRPHRTTYLRLAGLATINYNGSINTAKSCPDRLTCAPMFHAIGPSACKKSVSMIDLTQSTMEPENGDLRSDSSTTLEKLEDAEKVYGGNDVGLGVGIKNWMDGFVSAESEEGGPGFFQNPRKAASLVCRVLVVNAWRRRREEALYLRDTIDNLTQNTGHLQLQISVLRRLIDTENNRVARLTGEANRLKMQLDETVKQRDALKTGKERMEEEARRLREVAEERLVAAENVRNELITARDQLRALDEQISRDREKLLKLREDKRTLLEKVTAGETLATERGARAEKAESAAEELQLKLTAQIILAETSQQRIQQYVEELKTREDEKVELEKRLKASEETGRSLNLRVACLEAHLADREVSLRRVEATCSSMLSELNELRERVIRQSQEGGWSSRMLQIAGTVVRAPGVILRTLLSTTGPVLTS from the exons ATGCCGCAAGCCATGCCAGAAACTGCGATCTCGCCGTTGAGTCTATCTTCCCTGAGCGCCTCGACCGGCTCGAGGGAGGAGCCGAGCCATTTTCCTGCCGGAAAAAGGCTGCCACGATGCGTGCGACGTAAATTTCAAGCGTGCTCCCAGCTACCTGTAAGATGTCGTAGGCCCAGCCCGTATTATCGTCCGCACAGGACGACTTACCTGAGACTTGCCGGACTCGCGACGATAAATTACAACGGCTCGATAAACACGGCGAAAAGCTGCCCGGATAGGTTAACATGCGCGCCAATGTTCCACGCGATCGGCCCCTCGGCTTGCAAGAAGAGCGTGTCCATGATTGATCTCACGCAATCCACGATGGAGCCGGAAAACGGCGATCTCAG ATCGGACAGTAGCACGACCCTGGAGAAGCTCGAGGACGCCGAGAAAGTTTACGgtggaaacgacgtcggactcGGTGTCGGTATCAAGAACTGGATGGACGGATTCGTGTCGGCGGAGTCCGAGGAAGGGGGCCCGGGATTTTTTCAAAATCCAAGAAAAGCAGCGAGCCTGGTGTGCCGCGTGCTCGTGGTGAACGCGTGGAGGCGCAGGCGCGAGGAGGCGCTCTATCTTCGCGACACGATCGACAATTTGACACAGAACACCGGGCACCTACAGTTGCAAATCTCTGTGCTGCGTCGGTTGATCGACACGGAGAACAACCGTGTTGCTCGGCTGACCGGCGAGGCGAACCGTCTCAAAATGCAATTGGATGAGACCGTGAAACAGAGGGACGCGCTGAAAACG GGGAAAGAGAGGATGGAGGAGGAGGCGCGGCGGTTGCGCGAGGTCGCCGAGGAGAGGCTGGTCGCCGCGGAGAACGTGCGGAACGAACTGATCACCGCGAGGGATCAGCTCCGCGCGCTGGACGAGCAGATCTCGAGGGACCGGGAGAAGCTGCTCAAGCTGCGGGAGGACAAAAGAACGCTGCTCGAAAAG GTGACGGCCGGCGAAACTTTGGCCACCGAAAGGGGCGCGAGGGCGGAGAAGGCCGAATCCGCCGCGGAGGAGCTGCAGCTCAAGCTGACCGCCCAGATCATTTTGGCCGAGACCTCGCAGCAGCGGATACAACAATACGTCGA GGAGTTGAAGACAAGAGAAGACGAGAAGGTCGAATTGGAGAAGCGCTTGAAAGCCAGCGAGGAAACGGGGAGGTCCCTGAATTTGCGCGTCGCTTGCCTGGAAGCTCACTTAGCTGACCGCGAAGTTTCTTTGAGACGCGTCGAGGCTACTTGCAGTTCGATGTT gtCGGAATTGAACGAGCTGCGAGAGCGAGTGATAAGGCAGTCCCAGGAGGGGGGTTGGAGCAGCAGAATGTTGCAAATCGCCGGCACCGTTGTTCGTGCCCCTGGGGTCATTCTTCGGACTTTATTGTCCACTACGGGGCCAGTGCTAACTTCGTAA
- the Dl gene encoding dorsal isoform X2, which produces MEQFHGMSDGNINISDVIEVIQTTDPGFVESTGRETLPPVEMNTGRLLPYVEIIEQPASKALRFRYECEGRSAGSIPGVNSTPENKTFPSIRIVGYKGRAVVIVSCVTKDQPHRPHPHNLVGKEACKRGVCTVEVSSENMTVTFANLGIQCVKKKDIEEALRIREEIRVDPFRTGFEHKRQPTSIDLNAVRLCFQVFLEGSQKGKFNLPLPPVVSDPIFDKKAMSDLVICKLSHCSASVAGGMEMILLCEKVAKEDIQVRFFEEKDGQMVWEGFGDFQPTHVHKQTAIAFRTPTYRIQQVDQPVQVYIQLKRPSDGATSEPLPFQMLPLGADDPDSLRRKRQKFNNSPNALVLRHVQAEAEKHAGLLNQPIQYNFNIIKPEPMDRISPYGGSVASGSSFPLYSIGSTSPQSQSTMQTLRPQVSPGRTPSPMEYSPYTPHLIQPQLSPQYQSTNSHVVQQPTTGTHIQQPFPYVHDTLQPQPQEQLILNRVTSGYQELQTLDNAAGGVDGTDVTSVLDMDNQHYNFDLSLNQLDSAELAAFGTALSENLSSGLSISDSSKPETSKGANQGTNNGESSSMTDSFTRITAELCTLNSMYKPRQEVDD; this is translated from the exons ATGGAACAATTCCATGGTATGAGTGAtgggaatataaatattagtgatGTCA TTGAAGTCATCCAAACTACCGATCCTGGGTTTGTGGAGTCTACCGGAAGGGAGACTCTACCGCCAGTGGAAATGAACACTGGACGGTTGTTGCCGTACGTCGAAATAATAGAGCAGCCAGCCAGCAAAGCTTTACGATTTCGTTATGAATGCGAGGGTAGATCTGCTGGCAGTATACCTGGTGTAAACAGTACACcagaaaataaaacttttccTAGTATAAGA ATAGTGGGATACAAAGGCCGAGCTGTAGTTATAGTATCATGTGTAACAAAAGATCAACCGCACAGACCTCATCCGCACAACTTAGTTGGAAAGGAGGCATGCAAGAGAGGTGTTTGTACAGTAGAAGTATCATCAGAAAATATGACAGTCACATTTGCAAATCTTGGGATTCAGTGTGTTAAGAAAAAGGACATTGAAGAGGCGCTTAGAATAAGGGAAGAGATCCGTGTAGATCCTTTTCGAA CTGGCTTCGAACATAAAAGACAGCCTACTAGCATTGATTTAAATGCAGTGAGATTATGTTTCCAAGTTTTCCTAGAAGGATCACAgaaaggaaaattcaatttaccatTACCACCAGTTGTATCTGACCCTATATTTGATAAAA AGGCAATGTCAGATCTTGTAATATGCAAGCTCAGTCATTGTAGTGCTTCAGTTGCTGGTGGTATGGAAATGATTTTACTGTGCGAAAAGGTTGCTAAAGAAGATATACAAGTTAGATTTTTCGAAGAGAAGGACGGGCAAATGGTGTGGGAAGGATTTGGTGATTTTCAACCTACTCATGTACATAAACAA ACAGCAATAGCGTTCAGAACACCCACGTACCGCATACAGCAAGTGGATCAACCGGTGCAAGTGTACATTCAGCTCAAGAGACCATCAGATGGTGCAACGAGTGAACCGTTACCGTTTCAGATGTTACCACTTGGTGCAG ATGATCCTGATTCGTTAAGGCGAAAGCGACAAAAGTTTAATAACAGTCCAAACGCGCTAGTTTTGAGGCATGTACAGGCAGAAGCTGAGAAGC ATGCTGGACTATTAAACCAACCGattcaatacaattttaacaTTATCAAACCAGAACCAATGGACAGGATATCTCCATATGGTGGTTCAGTTGCCAGTGGAAGTTCTTTTCCACTTTATTCCATTGGGTCTACTTCCCCACAGTCACAGTCTACAATGCAAACACTGAG GCCTCAAGTATCTCCAGGTCGTACACCGTCGCCAATGGAATACAGCCCTTACACCCCACATCTTATTCAACCGCAACTATCGCCTCAATACCAATCAACAAATAGTCATGTAGTACAACAACCGACAACAGGAACACACATACAACAACCATTCCCATACGTACACGATACGTTACAGCCACAACCGCAAGAACAATTGATATTGAACAGAGTAACATCCGGCTATCAAGAATTGCAAACGTTGGACAATGCTG CAGGTGGAGTAGACGGGACAGACGTTACCAGTGTTTTAGATATGGACaatcaacattataattttgACTTAAGTCTGAATCAGCTTGATTCAGCAGAACTCGCTGCTTTTGGTACCGCTCTCTCTGAGAACTTATCCAGTGGATTGTCTATCTCGGATTCCAGTAAG CCTGAAACGAGCAAAGGGGCGAACCAAGGGACGAATAATGGAGAAAGCAGTAGCATGACGGACAGTTTTACAAGAATTACTGCAGAACTCTGCACTTTAAACAGCATGTACAAACCGAGACAGGAAGTTgacgattaa
- the Dl gene encoding dorsal isoform X1, translating into MEQFHGMSDGNINISDVIEVIQTTDPGFVESTGRETLPPVEMNTGRLLPYVEIIEQPASKALRFRYECEGRSAGSIPGVNSTPENKTFPSIRIVGYKGRAVVIVSCVTKDQPHRPHPHNLVGKEACKRGVCTVEVSSENMTVTFANLGIQCVKKKDIEEALRIREEIRVDPFRTGFEHKRQPTSIDLNAVRLCFQVFLEGSQKGKFNLPLPPVVSDPIFDKKAMSDLVICKLSHCSASVAGGMEMILLCEKVAKEDIQVRFFEEKDGQMVWEGFGDFQPTHVHKQTAIAFRTPTYRIQQVDQPVQVYIQLKRPSDGATSEPLPFQMLPLGAGRPAFWSLRKAFARKKTDYSTFGKILATESALLSNVTPRFPRNIDEFNNNDFDIKKSTNKISALRALNDLYNVKNTLDSCNGNTEVNQSAAQNVGHLKNTIIDYENNEVPNSSESAQINKLYKVDSHRMDKETIDTNSGTLISTKSDTVIDNANTFKDLESPKSKSDWFDYSEVGKWVQKGQTSLKEKDQDVDFKSEADDCNRSFNELLTQVAELDQIYADTHAKLVQAALEQNTADQSMDIDVCDNQTYTSLQMAMKNPIEFVDLLNDRKYEDVAIPKPEHANHSSFSPPVTTKRDGTQETEERLPPLPPKRIRKMPSMPLLPRPISAHVMSEPFVEAPNKNLPSLPGTLTKTSKQGLFSKLFAKKLKKDKDTVSNTSKGSNPSLNASGSITYLGKNSIPDSALLQCPRPSAISTTSVKSLRLDGDETPPYGMELTEAEHYALYTAMAPHATASEFDEMSFYYSPVEGGKIYSEKKEM; encoded by the exons ATGGAACAATTCCATGGTATGAGTGAtgggaatataaatattagtgatGTCA TTGAAGTCATCCAAACTACCGATCCTGGGTTTGTGGAGTCTACCGGAAGGGAGACTCTACCGCCAGTGGAAATGAACACTGGACGGTTGTTGCCGTACGTCGAAATAATAGAGCAGCCAGCCAGCAAAGCTTTACGATTTCGTTATGAATGCGAGGGTAGATCTGCTGGCAGTATACCTGGTGTAAACAGTACACcagaaaataaaacttttccTAGTATAAGA ATAGTGGGATACAAAGGCCGAGCTGTAGTTATAGTATCATGTGTAACAAAAGATCAACCGCACAGACCTCATCCGCACAACTTAGTTGGAAAGGAGGCATGCAAGAGAGGTGTTTGTACAGTAGAAGTATCATCAGAAAATATGACAGTCACATTTGCAAATCTTGGGATTCAGTGTGTTAAGAAAAAGGACATTGAAGAGGCGCTTAGAATAAGGGAAGAGATCCGTGTAGATCCTTTTCGAA CTGGCTTCGAACATAAAAGACAGCCTACTAGCATTGATTTAAATGCAGTGAGATTATGTTTCCAAGTTTTCCTAGAAGGATCACAgaaaggaaaattcaatttaccatTACCACCAGTTGTATCTGACCCTATATTTGATAAAA AGGCAATGTCAGATCTTGTAATATGCAAGCTCAGTCATTGTAGTGCTTCAGTTGCTGGTGGTATGGAAATGATTTTACTGTGCGAAAAGGTTGCTAAAGAAGATATACAAGTTAGATTTTTCGAAGAGAAGGACGGGCAAATGGTGTGGGAAGGATTTGGTGATTTTCAACCTACTCATGTACATAAACAA ACAGCAATAGCGTTCAGAACACCCACGTACCGCATACAGCAAGTGGATCAACCGGTGCAAGTGTACATTCAGCTCAAGAGACCATCAGATGGTGCAACGAGTGAACCGTTACCGTTTCAGATGTTACCACTTGGTGCAGGTAGGCCTGCATTCTGGTCTTTGCGGAAAGCATTTGCTCGGAAGAAAACCGATTATAGTACATTTGGTAAAATATTAGCCACCGAATCTGCCTTACTCTCAAACGTTACACCCAGGTTTCCGCGTAATATCGACGAGTTCAATAATAACGACTTCGACATCAAAAAGTCAACTAACAAAATTTCCGCCCTACGCGCCTTGAACGATCTGTATAACGTAAAGAACACATTAGACTCCTGTAACGGGAACACCGAGGTCAATCAGAGTGCCGCACAAAATGTAGGCCACCTAAAAAACACGATAATAGATTACGAGAATAACGAGGTACCCAACAGCTCTGAGAGTGCACAAATAAACAAACTGTACAAAGTCGATAGCCATCGTATGGATAAGGAAACGATCGATACCAATTCAGGAACTTTAATTTCCACTAAGTCCGATACCGTTATCGATAACGCGAACACGTTCAAAGATTTAGAGTCCCCGAAAAGTAAGTCCGACTGGTTCGACTACTCGGAAGTAGGCAAGTGGGTGCAGAAAGGTCAGACATCCCTGAAAGAGAAGGATCAGGATGTGGATTTCAAAAGCGAGGCAGACGATTGCAACAGATCTTTCAATGAACTGCTGACTCAAGTAGCCGAACTCGATCAAATTTATGCCGATACGCACGCGAAGCTGGTGCAGGCGGCTCTTGAGCAGAACACCGCCGATCAATCGATGGACATCGACGTTTGCGATAATCAAACATACACTAGTCTACAGATGGCCATGAAGAATCCCATAGAGTTCGTGGATCTACTGAACGACAGGAAGTACGAAGACGTAGCGATACCAAAGCCAGAGCATGCGAATCACTCCTCTTTCTCGCCTCCGGTGACCACAAAAAGGGATGGAACGCAGGAGACGGAGGAGAGACTGCCACCGTTGCCTCCGAAACGCATCCGCAAAATGCCTTCCATGCCCCTTCTACCTCGCCCTATATCCGCTCACGTGATGTCTGAACCTTTCGTCGAAGCGCCCAACAAGAATTTACCTTCTCTGCCCGGCACGCTCACGAAAACCTCGAAGCAGGGACTCTTCTCGAAGTTATTCGCGAAGAAGCTAAAGAAAGACAAAGACACCGTTTCGAATACGTCCAAAGGCAGCAATCCTTCGCTGAATGCTTCAGGAAGCATCACATATTTAGGGAAGAATAGTATACCGGATTCCGCGCTGTTGCAGTGTCCAAGACCTAGCGCGATAAGTACCACTAGCGTGAAGTCACTGAGATTAGACGGCGACGAGACACCGCCTTACGGAATGGAATTGACAGAGGCCGAGCATTACGCGTTGTACACCGCTATGGCACCGCACGCGACAGCGTCCGAATTCGACGAGATGTCTTTCTATTATAGCCCCGTCGAGGGGGGGAAGATATACTCAGAAAAGAAGGAGATGTAG
- the Dl gene encoding dorsal isoform X3 produces the protein MEQFHGMSDGNINISDVIEVIQTTDPGFVESTGRETLPPVEMNTGRLLPYVEIIEQPASKALRFRYECEGRSAGSIPGVNSTPENKTFPSIRIVGYKGRAVVIVSCVTKDQPHRPHPHNLVGKEACKRGVCTVEVSSENMTVTFANLGIQCVKKKDIEEALRIREEIRVDPFRTGFEHKRQPTSIDLNAVRLCFQVFLEGSQKGKFNLPLPPVVSDPIFDKKAMSDLVICKLSHCSASVAGGMEMILLCEKVAKEDIQVRFFEEKDGQMVWEGFGDFQPTHVHKQTAIAFRTPTYRIQQVDQPVQVYIQLKRPSDGATSEPLPFQMLPLGADDPDSLRRKRQKFNNSPNALVLRHVQAEAEKHAGLLNQPIQYNFNIIKPEPMDRISPYGGSVASGSSFPLYSIGSTSPQSQSTMQTLRPQVSPGRTPSPMEYSPYTPHLIQPQLSPQYQSTNSHVVQQPTTGTHIQQPFPYVHDTLQPQPQEQLILNRVTSGYQELQTLDNAGGVDGTDVTSVLDMDNQHYNFDLSLNQLDSAELAAFGTALSENLSSGLSISDSSKPETSKGANQGTNNGESSSMTDSFTRITAELCTLNSMYKPRQEVDD, from the exons ATGGAACAATTCCATGGTATGAGTGAtgggaatataaatattagtgatGTCA TTGAAGTCATCCAAACTACCGATCCTGGGTTTGTGGAGTCTACCGGAAGGGAGACTCTACCGCCAGTGGAAATGAACACTGGACGGTTGTTGCCGTACGTCGAAATAATAGAGCAGCCAGCCAGCAAAGCTTTACGATTTCGTTATGAATGCGAGGGTAGATCTGCTGGCAGTATACCTGGTGTAAACAGTACACcagaaaataaaacttttccTAGTATAAGA ATAGTGGGATACAAAGGCCGAGCTGTAGTTATAGTATCATGTGTAACAAAAGATCAACCGCACAGACCTCATCCGCACAACTTAGTTGGAAAGGAGGCATGCAAGAGAGGTGTTTGTACAGTAGAAGTATCATCAGAAAATATGACAGTCACATTTGCAAATCTTGGGATTCAGTGTGTTAAGAAAAAGGACATTGAAGAGGCGCTTAGAATAAGGGAAGAGATCCGTGTAGATCCTTTTCGAA CTGGCTTCGAACATAAAAGACAGCCTACTAGCATTGATTTAAATGCAGTGAGATTATGTTTCCAAGTTTTCCTAGAAGGATCACAgaaaggaaaattcaatttaccatTACCACCAGTTGTATCTGACCCTATATTTGATAAAA AGGCAATGTCAGATCTTGTAATATGCAAGCTCAGTCATTGTAGTGCTTCAGTTGCTGGTGGTATGGAAATGATTTTACTGTGCGAAAAGGTTGCTAAAGAAGATATACAAGTTAGATTTTTCGAAGAGAAGGACGGGCAAATGGTGTGGGAAGGATTTGGTGATTTTCAACCTACTCATGTACATAAACAA ACAGCAATAGCGTTCAGAACACCCACGTACCGCATACAGCAAGTGGATCAACCGGTGCAAGTGTACATTCAGCTCAAGAGACCATCAGATGGTGCAACGAGTGAACCGTTACCGTTTCAGATGTTACCACTTGGTGCAG ATGATCCTGATTCGTTAAGGCGAAAGCGACAAAAGTTTAATAACAGTCCAAACGCGCTAGTTTTGAGGCATGTACAGGCAGAAGCTGAGAAGC ATGCTGGACTATTAAACCAACCGattcaatacaattttaacaTTATCAAACCAGAACCAATGGACAGGATATCTCCATATGGTGGTTCAGTTGCCAGTGGAAGTTCTTTTCCACTTTATTCCATTGGGTCTACTTCCCCACAGTCACAGTCTACAATGCAAACACTGAG GCCTCAAGTATCTCCAGGTCGTACACCGTCGCCAATGGAATACAGCCCTTACACCCCACATCTTATTCAACCGCAACTATCGCCTCAATACCAATCAACAAATAGTCATGTAGTACAACAACCGACAACAGGAACACACATACAACAACCATTCCCATACGTACACGATACGTTACAGCCACAACCGCAAGAACAATTGATATTGAACAGAGTAACATCCGGCTATCAAGAATTGCAAACGTTGGACAATGCTG GTGGAGTAGACGGGACAGACGTTACCAGTGTTTTAGATATGGACaatcaacattataattttgACTTAAGTCTGAATCAGCTTGATTCAGCAGAACTCGCTGCTTTTGGTACCGCTCTCTCTGAGAACTTATCCAGTGGATTGTCTATCTCGGATTCCAGTAAG CCTGAAACGAGCAAAGGGGCGAACCAAGGGACGAATAATGGAGAAAGCAGTAGCATGACGGACAGTTTTACAAGAATTACTGCAGAACTCTGCACTTTAAACAGCATGTACAAACCGAGACAGGAAGTTgacgattaa
- the LOC116425545 gene encoding uncharacterized protein LOC116425545 — protein MSTKENNEVVIEKVSENDKASGDAKCEIKGIKRPAEEKNDDTKKQKKEENGDGEVEEEEIEEEVEEEEEVDGDGEEDDEDDDMPEGEEDLEEGEDEEEDDAEGEVEGEVEDEEEDA, from the exons ATGAGTACTAAGGAAAACAACGAGGTCGTTATCGAGAAGGTGTCCGAGAACGACAAGGCTTCCGGGGACGCGAAGTGCGAGATCAAAGGAATCAAGAGGCCGGCCGAG GAGAAGAACGACGACacgaagaaacagaagaaggaggagaacgGCGACggagaagtagaagaagaggaGATTGAAGAAGAGgtcgaggaagaggaagaagtcgACGGTGACGGCGAGGAAGatgacgaagacgacgacatgCCGGAGGGCGAGGAAGATTTAGAAGAGGGCGAAG ACGAAGAAGAGGATGATGCAGAAGGTGAAGTAGAAGGAGAAGTAGAAGACGAGGAGGAAGACGCATAA
- the RpL36A gene encoding ribosomal protein L36A, with amino-acid sequence MVNVPKQRRTFCKKCKVHKPHKVTQYKKSKERHASQGRRRYDRKQQGFGGQTKPIFRKKAKTTKKIVLRMECTECKYRKQIPLKRCKHFELGGDKKRKGQMIQF; translated from the exons ATG GTTAACGTACCGAAGCAAAGGCGTACTTTCTGCAAAAAGTGCAAAGTACACAAGCCTCATAAAGTGACACAATATAAAAAAAGCAAAGAAAGGCATGCATCTCAAGGTAGAAGACGTTATGACCGTAAACAGCAAGGTTTTGGTGGTCAAACAAAACCTATCTTCAGAAAGAAG GCGAAAACTACAAAGAAAATTGTCTTGAGAATGGAATGTACAGAATGCAAATATAGGAAACAGATTCCCCTTAAGAGATGCAAGCACTTCGAATTAGGAGGAGATAAGAAGAGAAAG gGACAAATGATCCAGTTCTAG
- the CCDC53 gene encoding coiled-coil domain containing 53 yields the protein MNDYKIPIIEPTIDYTKVPAINQKRTISFINHFIVHTVTFLNKFVLSCEERLFEFENKLQRIEASLAILESWLSSVPDLEQSNQENTQGPVGSTTEEKQSTSKIDEPDATTQEEPKNIQTEEQPVNKDPRYEKYFKMLHFGVSKGAVKLQMQHEGLDSSILDDSQHIVSKPKSTDNGENEGD from the exons atgaatgattataaaattccgATAATCGAGCCTACTATCGATTACACGAAG GTTCCAGCAATTAACCAGAAAAGGACAATATCGTTTATTAATCACTTTATTGTGCATACTGTTACATTCCTGAATAAATTTGTACTATCCTGCGAGGAAAgattatttgaatttgaaaataagttGCAGAGAATTGAAGCCTCTTTAGCAATTTTAGAATCTTGG ttatcaTCTGTTCCTGATCTGGAACAGAGTAATCAAGAAAACACGCAAGGTCCTGTAGGAAGTACTACAGAGGAAAAGCAGAGTACATCAAAAATAGATGAACCTGATGCTACTACTCAAGAGGAGCCTAAAAATATTCAGACTGAGGAACAACCTGTAAATAAAGATCCCCGttatgaaaagtattttaaaatgttacattttggTGTATCGAAAGGAGCAGTTAAATTACAGATGCAACATGAGGGATTGGACTCGTCTATATTGGA TGATTCCCAGCATATAGTTTCTAAGCCGAAGTCTACAGATAATGGTGAGAATGAAGGAGATTAA